A single genomic interval of Helianthus annuus cultivar XRQ/B chromosome 13, HanXRQr2.0-SUNRISE, whole genome shotgun sequence harbors:
- the LOC110901579 gene encoding uncharacterized protein LOC110901579, whose translation MPNAFNQRNQYPMQQPNISFNPMQMQQPNIPFNQMPYQMQQLMQNPLNMPYQPLPQARPTQIEEEDEDVEVVPETQPEPSKKKNTKGKGKKEDAAAKQQQRPWSKIEEEALAKAYISSSTSPIIGNNQQSDGFWQEALDIFHAIMEQGEYRTVDSISPKWRKMNTLIQRFCGFYNTTLANKPSGWNNENDQPKWKGTPNEVASAKRATKWSKSSESGSYSVGDSTGRCQININDEPEYEEEPIGEEERPPGRDKSKKIAAEKRKQAASGSGGGSKLEGIMAELKAFNQTFTETQTEKIKVKKQQAEEKQRRQEEVQQLEEWKIMTTDLSEYPPEDRPILQMMKEKIRKKWSGGV comes from the exons ATGCCCAACGCTTTCAACCAACGAAACCAATACCCTATGCAACAACCCAACATTTCGTTCAACCCAATGCAAATGCAACAACCCAACATTCCGTTCAACCAAATGCCATATCAAATGCAGCAACTAATGCAAAACCCGCTAAATATGCCATATCAACCACTGCCACAAGCACGTCCAACACAAatcgaggaagaagatgaggacGTAGAGGTTGTGCCAGAAACGCAACCTGAACCTtccaaaaagaaaaatacaaaggGAAAGGGTAAAAAAGAAGACGCAGCCGCCAAACAACAACAACGGCCATGGTCAAAAATTGAggaagaggcgttggcgaaggcaTATATTAGCTCTTCAACGTCTCCTATAATCG GTAACAATCAACAAAGCGATGGGTTTTGGCAAGAAGCACTTGATATATTCCACGCGATTATGGAACAAGGCGAGTACAGAACCGTTGATTCTATCAGCCCCAAGTGGCGCAAGATGAATACGTTGATCCAACGCTTTTGTGGGTTTTATAACACAACGCTCGCCAACAAACCGAGTGGGTGGAAcaacgaaaat GATCAACCAAAATGGAAGGGAACTCCAAATGAGGTTGCAAGCGCGAAACGAGCAACGAAATGGTCTAAAAGTTCCGAGTCAGGAAGTTATAGCGTTGGAGACTCAACCGGTCGTTGCCAAATAAATATCAACGACGAGCCCGAGTATGAGGAGGAGCCGATTGGAGAGGAAGAACGTCCCCCAGGAAGGGACAAAAGTAAAAAGATAGCGGCTGAAAAAAGGAAACAAGCCGCATCAGGAAGTGGTGGTGGTTCGAAGTTGGAAGGTATTATGGCCGAGTTGAAAGCATTCAACCAAACCTTTACCGAGACGCAAACCGAGAAGATAAAGGTGAAAAAACAACAAGCCGAGGAGAAGCAAAGGAGGCAAGAAGAAGTGCAGCAGTTGGAAGAATGGAAAATAATGACCACCGACCTTAGCGAATATCCACCGGAAGACCGTCCCATTTTACAAATGATGAAGGAAAAAATTAGGAAAAAATGGAGTGGGGGAGTGTAG